GTTCGAGACCCTGTTCGATGATGTGCATGCCGCCGCTTACGCGACCGAGCACGACGGGGCGCCAACCGTCGCCGCGGACGGTCACGCCCGGCTTCCCGTCCCGGTACTGCAGGGCCGAATCCGGCAACGCCAGGGCATCGCGCTGGGTATCGACGACGATGTCGAGTTTGGCCGTCATTCCGGAGCGCAACGCGTCGATGACGTTTTCCGGCAGCGAAACCGTGACGTCCAGCACCATGGCCTGCGAGTAACGCGACTGGCGTCGCACCACACTGCCGACATCGAGCACCAATGCCATCCGTCAACGATACGTGCTGGATGGAGAAAAAATGATTCGGCCTGGACGTGCCAGCTATTTCATGGAAAACGAAGAGGAAGCTCTCCGTTTGGACATGAAGACTGATGTGGATGCCGTTCGCAAACAGGCCTTGTGGGCGGGCGTGGCCCCGGGGATGCGGGTCTGCGATATGGGGTGCGGCTCTGGTAAGGCCACGGCGGTTTTACAGGAAATCGTGGGTGATAAGGGCATGGTTGTGGGGGTGGATTTTTCAGAGGACCGTATCGCCTATGCCAGGGAGCGTTACTCCGTTCGGGGTGTGGAATTTACGTGTAGGAGATTCGATGACTCCTTGGAGGGCTTGGACTTCTTCGACCTCGTCTGGATGCGGTTTGTTCTGGAGTATTTTCCCGCGACCGCGCCGGACATTGTCAGGCGCGTCTCTTGCATCCTGAAACCCGGTGGGACGCTGTGTCTGCTGGACCTCGACCACAATTGTCTCAACCACCACGGCATGCCGGCGCGACTGGAGAGAACTTTTTGCAGGGCCGTCTCCATGCTCGAGGAGGAGAGGATTTTCGACCCCTATGCGGGAAGGAAGTTATACTCCTATCTCTTCGATTTGGGCTTCGAGAATATTGATGTAGGGATGTTTCCGCATCACCTCATATTCGGTCCACTCAAAGACGTTGACGGCTTTAATTGGACCAAGAAAATCGAAGTAGTTGCACGGAAGCTCGGTCATCCCTTTGACGAATATCCGGGGGGATATGAGGAGTTTCTTGAGGAGTTCAAGAACTTCTTTGAGAGCCCTCGCCGGTTCACGTACACGCCCCTCATAGGGTGTAAGGGGCAAAGACCTCTTACTGTCTCCTGACCCGTGCGGCGTCCGGCTCGGGAACCGGCCCGATGGTTTTCTCGTAGTATAGGATGAAGGTTTCGACCACGTCAGAGTCGAACTCCGTGCCGCAACCGTCCCTGAGCATCTGAAAGGCGACGTCCAGAGGCATGGGGTCGCGGTAGTGACGCTTCGAGGTAACGGCCTCGAAGAAGTCGGCGACCTTGAGAATCCTGGCCCCGATATGAATCTCCTCGCCCTTGAGGCCCCGGGGATAACCCGTACCGTCCAGCTTTTCGTGGTGGCTCCCGGCGATGACGGGAACGTCCTCGTAGATGCCCTCGAAATTGATCTGCTCCAGGATGCTCCGGCTTCTCTCGGCGTGCTTGCGGATCTCCGAGAACTCCTCTGCGGTAAGCCGGCCTTCCTTTTTGAGAATGGAGTCCCTCACGGCTATCTTGCCGTAATCGTGAAGGAGGGAGGCCACGCGCATCATCTCACAGAAGCCGTGGGGCATGTTCATCTCCCGGCAGATTCCCAGGACGTAGTCCGTGACCCGCTCCGAATGGCCCGCGGTCAGATGGTCGCGGGCGTCAATGCTTGCGGCCAGGACCCGGAGCATGGAATGGAACTGGCTTTCCTTGGCCTCGAAAAGGGCGGCGTTGTGCAGGCTTATCCCCAGGGTCAGGGAGATGCTCCTGATGAGGTTGATATCGCTTTGAAGGAGCGGTCTTTTCGTCTTGACGTTGTCCACCGCCAGGATGCCCAGGCACTCGTCCTCGTAGACGATGGGGCAGCAGATGAAGGACTTGGTCCCTATCCATACGGCAAACTCCAGGCTCCGTGCCGAGAGGTTCTCCTTGATCTCATGGATGTCATTGATGAGGAAGGGTTTCTGCTCCCTGAAGGAAACGACGAAGACACCTTTGGAGCCCGGCTTGTCCAGGTGGAAGCGCACGTTTCTCAGGATGCTCAACTGCTCCCGGGAGTATCCGAAGCCCGTCCGGAAGGCCAGGCTCCGCTTGTCCTTGTCGGCAAGGAGGACCATGCCGCGGTCGTAGTCCAGCCTTCGCTGGAAGACCCGGATGACCTCCGAGAGAATGCCGTTCACGTCGCGCTTCTTGCTCAGGGCCTGGCCGATCTCGTTGATCATCAGGGTGTTTTCGTAGTTCGTGTTCAGCTGAGTCATCAGCCGCTCGGTGGAATCCCGGAGATTGTTGGTGGCGGCGTTGAGCTCCTTCTTTTCCAGGTGCTGCGTGAATACCGAGAGGCCTGCCAGCATGAGGGCGGAAAGAGGAACCAGCAGGTGCAGCGTCGTCTCTGGGACCAAAAAATAGAAAGCGGGTAAGACAAAAAAGAAGGTCAGCATCACGTACATCTGTATTTTTTTCCAGAAGGCGGAGTGGGAATCTCTCCAGGAGACCACGTATGTGCAGGACTTCCCGCCCCTGAAGAGGCACTCCGGGTGCTCGATCCTGGGAAGACGGTAATTGAACATCGACGCGATAGACTCCCAGTGGCCCATCCTGTTCTCACACTGGAAGGGCTGCTCCCGAACGCCGGGATAGGGTGTCACTTTTATTTCCACCCGATTGTGACCGATCTTCGACGAGACGTACGACGCAGACCGGGTGAAGTTCGAGGCATACTTGCCGACCATTTCGTAGGCCTTTGCCGGTCCGGCGAGCCCCAGGATGTAGAGCCGCATGACCCCGATGGCATCCGGAGACGCCGCATACAGGCCAGCTTCACGGGCAAGATTGTTATTGCCTGTGAGCTTTTCCACTCTTTCCATGAAGCGGTTCACCTGCTTTTGGGTGAACCAGTGGTTTTCGTCTTCAACCTGGTACGTCTCCATGTTCGCATAACTGAGCAATTCACTGACGTTGACATACGAATACCGCCGCCTGATGAGCTTAATGAAATTGTCGATTATCCTGCTGTTGTAAAGCGGCCGTTCCTCCAGCGGCAACGTTCCCGTCTTCACGAGAGCCCACCCCCCAGCCGCCGGGTCAATCTCTCAACGTGCCGAAAGTAGTCGTCCAGATTCCGAGTGTTGAGGACCCAGAGGTTATAAGTCTTCTCCACGGGGAAGATGGCCTGAGCGAACGAGGTGGGAAACAATAAAAGCGGCGTATCCTCCGAGCCGTAATAGCCTTGGAGCAGGGACAGGGCAAAGGCAAGGTCCCCTGCCGTGACATCATCCGCGTCAACGACGATGACGTAAATGCCGTTGGTCACATTGGAGAGATTCAGGCCGATGTCACTCACCTGGCACATGATGACGGCTTTCAGAACGCCGCCCTTCTTCAAGGAGAAGGCATGGCATTCCTTCTTGAACCCCAGAGACCTGTACAGTCTGCTCAGGTCATCCGTTCCGACCATCTCGGGCTCAAGGTCGAGGGCGTTCAGCATGAGCCCCCCGGAACAGTGTTCGTAAAAGCTTTCCAGCTCGGCCAGGTCTTCGCCTGAGGGCCTGGTGAGCTCGAGCCTGCCCTGCCTCATGTCCAGGGCATTTTCCGAGGAGAGGGCATTCCGCAGGGTCAGATATGCGAAGGAGTCCAGGGAGCAGCCCTTGGGATTTCTCAGGTTTCTGCTCAAGCCTCCGAAAACGCGGTCGGGAAACTTGTTCTCAGGACGGTAGAAGCAGAGTACGAAGTCCATGTGGGCGGAATAGAGGGAATGAAAATCGTTGACGTAGCGGCCCACTTGCTCCAGCACCACGAGCCCCGCCTTCTGTCCGCTTTCGGTATGCGCGGCATGATGGTGGATGAGCCACGCGTTTTCCCAGAACCGCACCATCGACATATGCCCCTGGATGATGCCGCGGTCCTGGCAGACGAAATGGCGGGCAATCTGCGGGTTCTCGAGGTAGAGCTTTTCATAGGTGCGCTTGAAGGCCTCTTTGGTGGAGGACAGGTGGGCATATTTTCCGGAATAGAAAAATCCCGTCGTGAAGAAGAACTCCCACAGGGCACCCATGTCCACCGGCTCCGAGACATGCGAGTCCCCGTGGTCGGCCCGGTGCAGCAGGGCGGAGATATTTACCTGGTCCTGGATGTCCATGTCCAGGACCGCGATGCCGCATTTGGCGACGGCGCGGTCCCTCTCGGTCCAGAGGATGTTCCTGTAGACGACCTGTGCCCGGCAGGGGATTTTCATCCCCGCAGAAAAGACGATATCAAGCCTGGGGATGATCATCCCCGGCAGGAGGATGGAGCCCTCGTAGTACTCTTCCACCGAAAGGCCGGGACCCGATATATCGGTCACGGGGAGGGTGACCGTCTTGCCCGTAAAGGGGTGCCTGAAGACTGCGGAGGGCATGGGCGTGAGGGTGGCCCTTCTGCTTCTGAATTCCTTGGGCTTCAGGCGCTGAAGGCGGGAGGAAAGAGGCCTCAGGGCAACGAGCCTGGTACTCCGGCCGTGTGTCTGCCTGAGGACCTTGCACTCCCCCGAATAAAGGACGTCCTGCCCTTCCCTGAGGACGGCCGTGACGGGGGCCTCGGGGTTCAGCCACTGAAGCGACCGGGGAGGCCGGCATGCCATTTCCGCCCCGAGGGATGAGGCACTGAAATCCAGAAGCCGCCCGTGGAAAAGCAGGCCGTTTTGATAAATATCCACGGCAATTTCTTGGCACTTGTGGCGCCTGAACTCCCTGACGCCCACCTCGCACCCCTCGACGTCGGAAAGGTCGAATCGTATGCCCTCCCTGTCCATTCCCCTGAGCCGGGGTCTCGCCATGACGAGCTTCCGGCCGTCGTCCACGAGAAAGTGGAGAAACTCGTAAGAGTCCAGGTTCGTGCCGGGCTCGGCACTCCAGAGACAGTCCAGCTTCTCCCCGACCTGGGGCATCGGCGTGGC
This window of the Nitrospirota bacterium genome carries:
- a CDS encoding HD domain-containing phosphohydrolase, with protein sequence MKTGTLPLEERPLYNSRIIDNFIKLIRRRYSYVNVSELLSYANMETYQVEDENHWFTQKQVNRFMERVEKLTGNNNLAREAGLYAASPDAIGVMRLYILGLAGPAKAYEMVGKYASNFTRSASYVSSKIGHNRVEIKVTPYPGVREQPFQCENRMGHWESIASMFNYRLPRIEHPECLFRGGKSCTYVVSWRDSHSAFWKKIQMYVMLTFFFVLPAFYFLVPETTLHLLVPLSALMLAGLSVFTQHLEKKELNAATNNLRDSTERLMTQLNTNYENTLMINEIGQALSKKRDVNGILSEVIRVFQRRLDYDRGMVLLADKDKRSLAFRTGFGYSREQLSILRNVRFHLDKPGSKGVFVVSFREQKPFLINDIHEIKENLSARSLEFAVWIGTKSFICCPIVYEDECLGILAVDNVKTKRPLLQSDINLIRSISLTLGISLHNAALFEAKESQFHSMLRVLAASIDARDHLTAGHSERVTDYVLGICREMNMPHGFCEMMRVASLLHDYGKIAVRDSILKKEGRLTAEEFSEIRKHAERSRSILEQINFEGIYEDVPVIAGSHHEKLDGTGYPRGLKGEEIHIGARILKVADFFEAVTSKRHYRDPMPLDVAFQMLRDGCGTEFDSDVVETFILYYEKTIGPVPEPDAARVRRQ
- a CDS encoding methyltransferase domain-containing protein, which produces MENEEEALRLDMKTDVDAVRKQALWAGVAPGMRVCDMGCGSGKATAVLQEIVGDKGMVVGVDFSEDRIAYARERYSVRGVEFTCRRFDDSLEGLDFFDLVWMRFVLEYFPATAPDIVRRVSCILKPGGTLCLLDLDHNCLNHHGMPARLERTFCRAVSMLEEERIFDPYAGRKLYSYLFDLGFENIDVGMFPHHLIFGPLKDVDGFNWTKKIEVVARKLGHPFDEYPGGYEEFLEEFKNFFESPRRFTYTPLIGCKGQRPLTVS